In a single window of the Massilia oculi genome:
- a CDS encoding EscU/YscU/HrcU family type III secretion system export apparatus switch protein yields MELALSRIGTPFAHAQGELATEAFSLLLPVFAVCLVAIAVAAVAGYWGQFGILIAPGVLTPSIDKLNPANGIKQLFSMRKVAEACISLIKVSLVGLVTWVLIRDALPTLVSFAGGTPASIHEGLVTLMRAQFRTLVGICLVLALIDYAVQRHFTIKSLMMSMEDIKREYKNSEGDPQVKGQRRQLAHELAGTPAEDSTAQADAVVVNPTHFAVAMRYDAAATPVPLVLAKGRDEVAQAMIRRAHALGIPVIRHVWLARTLYATGRAARPVPRATYAAVAHVYAVIAELGQDGAHSGPVDLETTGLAPD; encoded by the coding sequence ATGGAACTGGCGCTGTCGCGCATCGGCACACCGTTCGCGCATGCCCAGGGCGAGCTGGCGACCGAGGCTTTCAGCCTGCTGCTGCCGGTGTTCGCGGTCTGCCTGGTGGCGATCGCGGTGGCGGCGGTGGCCGGCTACTGGGGCCAGTTCGGCATCCTGATCGCGCCCGGCGTGCTCACGCCCAGCATCGACAAGCTCAACCCCGCCAACGGCATCAAGCAGCTGTTTTCGATGCGCAAGGTGGCTGAGGCCTGCATTTCGCTGATCAAGGTCTCCCTGGTGGGACTGGTCACCTGGGTGCTGATCCGCGACGCGCTGCCGACGCTGGTGAGCTTTGCCGGCGGCACGCCGGCCAGCATCCATGAGGGGCTGGTGACCCTGATGCGGGCCCAGTTCCGCACCCTGGTGGGCATCTGCCTGGTGCTGGCGCTGATCGACTACGCCGTGCAGCGTCATTTCACGATCAAGTCGCTCATGATGAGCATGGAAGACATCAAGCGCGAATACAAGAACTCCGAAGGCGACCCGCAGGTCAAGGGCCAGCGCCGCCAGTTGGCCCACGAGCTGGCCGGCACCCCGGCCGAGGACAGCACCGCGCAGGCCGATGCCGTGGTCGTCAATCCGACTCACTTCGCGGTCGCCATGCGCTACGACGCGGCGGCCACGCCGGTGCCGCTGGTGCTGGCCAAGGGCCGCGACGAAGTCGCCCAGGCCATGATCCGGCGCGCCCATGCGCTGGGCATTCCCGTGATCCGCCATGTGTGGCTGGCGCGCACGCTGTATGCCACCGGCCGCGCGGCCCGTCCGGTCCCGCGCGCCACCTATGCCGCGGTGGCGCACGTGTATGCGGTGATCGCGGAACTCGGGCAGGACGGCGCGCATTCCGGCCCGGTCGACCTGGAAACCACCGGACTGGCGCCGGACTGA
- a CDS encoding type IV pilus twitching motility protein PilT — translation MINPLSEARDLMLEIHALANLGQQCSDIHIEQDEPMMLKLPRGWQAATSVPVRLGEMRALLDTIDEDWEDKIVERAIDRLITLGDCRLRCNVFRAGRGRKVCISMRCLPVNPLPLDQTGLPSYVRTMLEATRGIILVTGPTGSGKTTTIAAMLDYLNSTRKSHIVTIEQPVEYEFGRKQGIISQKEVPVDTETFASGLLEGLRQKPDVLMVGEIRDQDTAETLLHAGESGHLVLASMHTNSAVSALTRLLAFFPAEQRERHAGALAGALVGVVCQGLVPSEDGRAFMLASEMLFNHNGQLAQFIGDPSKHHMIAEFMRRQDDNMSRSLNDVLATMVGKRQISARDAMRAAYNRMELHDLLNSQR, via the coding sequence ATGATCAATCCACTTTCCGAGGCGCGTGATCTCATGCTCGAGATCCATGCGCTGGCGAATCTCGGTCAGCAATGCAGCGATATCCATATCGAGCAGGACGAACCAATGATGCTCAAGCTGCCGCGCGGCTGGCAGGCTGCCACCTCGGTCCCGGTACGCCTGGGCGAGATGCGCGCCCTGCTCGACACGATCGACGAGGACTGGGAAGACAAGATCGTCGAGCGCGCCATCGACCGCCTGATCACGCTGGGCGACTGCCGCCTGCGCTGCAATGTGTTCCGCGCCGGGCGCGGGCGCAAGGTCTGCATCTCGATGCGCTGCCTGCCGGTCAATCCGCTGCCGCTCGACCAGACCGGCCTGCCCTCCTACGTGCGCACGATGCTCGAGGCGACGCGCGGCATCATCCTGGTGACCGGGCCAACCGGCTCGGGCAAGACCACGACCATCGCGGCCATGCTCGACTACCTGAACTCGACCCGCAAGTCGCACATCGTCACCATCGAGCAGCCGGTCGAATACGAGTTCGGGCGCAAGCAGGGCATCATCTCGCAGAAGGAAGTGCCGGTCGATACCGAAACCTTCGCCTCGGGCCTGCTCGAAGGCCTGCGCCAGAAGCCCGACGTGCTGATGGTCGGCGAGATCCGCGACCAGGACACGGCCGAGACGCTGCTGCACGCGGGCGAGTCGGGCCACCTGGTACTGGCCTCGATGCACACCAACAGCGCGGTCTCGGCGCTGACCCGCCTGCTGGCTTTCTTCCCGGCCGAGCAGCGCGAGCGCCATGCCGGCGCGCTGGCCGGCGCCCTGGTCGGGGTGGTCTGCCAGGGCCTGGTGCCTAGCGAGGACGGGCGCGCCTTCATGCTGGCCAGCGAAATGCTGTTCAATCACAATGGCCAGCTGGCCCAGTTCATCGGCGATCCGTCCAAGCACCACATGATCGCCGAATTCATGCGCCGCCAGGACGACAACATGTCGCGCAGCCTGAACGACGTGCTGGCGACGATGGTCGGCAAACGCCAGATCAGCGCGCGCGACGCGATGCGCGCGGCCTATAACCGCATGGAGCTGCACGACCTGCTCAACAGCCAGCGCTGA
- the sctV gene encoding type III secretion system export apparatus subunit SctV — protein MIHGWVLILNRFAQRAAERAELAAAAVVIAIVLMLVLPLPIWLLDILIAVNLCVAGLMVVVAMYLPGPTAFSTFPAVLLLTTLFRLALEVSTARQILLEADAGHIVETFGNFVVGGNLVVGLVVFLILTVVQFIVITKGSERVSEVAARFTLDAMPGKQMSIDSDLRANLLSADEARAKRAELANESQLHGAMDGAMKFVKGDAIAGIFIVCVNLVGGIAIGVIQRGMTAGEAVQLYSVLSIGDALIAQIPALLISLTAGMITTRVVGEQEEGETTNIGQDIVRELFGEPKALLTASVIMLVFACIPGMPVAVFLTLAAMLVVAGLVGVLRPAAEAAQATTQAAHDSGRVSDVLSFTATRPFMVRLPAAIEGSPRAEAITDAMRIMRNEVLLQQGIPDLPMIDFVYAVDLSPDRIEFLMAEVPLVAASIRSGWGATSESVGRLEELGFTALEDGVSGSRKRRVWVDLSAGAELQAAGVAAEPWERVFAADVRTELMRNCQMFLGVQEMSRFTYWAEKRIPVFARELGKLVTTPRMAEVLQRLAREGVSLRNVRLILEALLDWVPREKDSDIVADQVRLALKRQLCHEVARDGLIEVVLLSPELEDQVRGAMRQTSQGLYLDLDPELEQRTLDRLGELVGTAGIRTPVLVTAADIRRAVRRLIEEEFFAVPVYAFSELTQHAHIQPVGMLEC, from the coding sequence ATGATCCACGGCTGGGTATTGATTCTGAACCGCTTCGCCCAGCGCGCCGCCGAACGCGCCGAGCTGGCGGCGGCCGCGGTGGTGATCGCCATCGTGCTGATGCTGGTGCTGCCGCTGCCGATCTGGCTGCTCGACATCCTGATCGCGGTCAACCTGTGCGTCGCCGGCCTGATGGTGGTGGTGGCCATGTACCTGCCGGGGCCGACCGCGTTTTCCACCTTCCCGGCGGTGCTGCTGCTGACGACGCTGTTCCGGCTGGCGCTGGAAGTGTCGACCGCGCGCCAGATCCTGCTCGAGGCCGACGCCGGCCACATCGTCGAGACCTTCGGCAACTTCGTGGTGGGCGGTAACCTCGTGGTGGGTCTGGTCGTGTTCCTGATCCTGACCGTGGTGCAGTTCATCGTCATCACCAAGGGTTCGGAGCGCGTGTCCGAGGTGGCGGCGCGTTTCACGCTGGACGCGATGCCCGGCAAGCAGATGTCGATCGACAGCGATCTGCGCGCCAACCTGCTCAGCGCCGACGAAGCCCGCGCCAAGCGCGCCGAGCTGGCCAACGAGAGCCAGCTGCACGGCGCCATGGACGGCGCGATGAAGTTCGTCAAGGGCGACGCCATCGCCGGCATCTTCATCGTCTGCGTCAACCTGGTCGGCGGCATCGCGATCGGCGTCATCCAGCGCGGCATGACGGCCGGCGAGGCGGTGCAGCTGTACTCGGTGCTGAGCATCGGCGACGCGCTGATCGCCCAGATTCCCGCGCTGCTGATCTCGCTGACCGCCGGCATGATCACGACCCGCGTGGTTGGCGAGCAGGAAGAGGGCGAGACGACGAATATCGGCCAGGACATCGTGCGCGAGCTGTTCGGCGAGCCGAAGGCGCTGCTGACGGCCAGCGTCATCATGCTGGTCTTCGCCTGCATCCCCGGCATGCCGGTAGCGGTGTTCCTGACGCTGGCCGCGATGCTGGTGGTGGCAGGCCTGGTCGGGGTCTTGCGTCCGGCGGCCGAGGCGGCCCAGGCCACGACCCAGGCCGCCCATGACAGCGGCCGCGTATCGGACGTGCTCAGCTTCACGGCGACCCGGCCCTTCATGGTGCGCCTGCCGGCGGCGATCGAGGGCAGTCCGCGCGCCGAGGCGATCACGGACGCGATGCGCATCATGCGCAACGAGGTCCTGCTGCAGCAGGGCATTCCCGACCTGCCGATGATCGATTTCGTGTATGCGGTCGACCTCAGCCCTGACCGGATCGAATTCCTGATGGCCGAGGTGCCGCTGGTGGCGGCCAGCATCCGCAGCGGCTGGGGCGCCACCTCCGAATCGGTCGGGCGTCTCGAGGAGCTGGGCTTTACCGCCCTCGAGGACGGCGTGTCCGGCTCGCGCAAGCGCCGGGTATGGGTCGACCTGTCGGCGGGGGCCGAGCTGCAGGCAGCCGGCGTCGCGGCCGAGCCGTGGGAGCGGGTGTTCGCCGCCGACGTGCGCACCGAATTGATGCGCAACTGCCAGATGTTCCTGGGCGTGCAGGAGATGTCGCGCTTCACCTACTGGGCCGAGAAACGCATTCCGGTGTTCGCCCGCGAACTGGGCAAACTGGTGACGACGCCGCGCATGGCCGAGGTCCTGCAGCGCCTGGCGCGCGAAGGCGTCTCGCTGCGCAATGTGCGCCTGATCCTCGAGGCCCTGCTCGACTGGGTGCCGCGCGAGAAGGATTCGGACATCGTCGCCGACCAGGTGCGTCTGGCCCTGAAACGCCAGTTGTGCCACGAAGTGGCGCGCGACGGCCTGATCGAGGTGGTGCTGCTCTCGCCCGAGCTGGAAGACCAGGTGCGCGGAGCGATGCGCCAGACCAGCCAGGGACTGTACCTCGACCTCGATCCGGAACTCGAACAGCGGACCCTCGACCGACTGGGCGAACTGGTGGGCACGGCCGGCATCCGTACGCCGGTGCTGGTCACCGCCGCCGACATCCGGCGCGCGGTGCGGCGCCTGATCGAAGAAGAGTTCTTCGCGGTGCCGGTGTACGCCTTCTCGGAACTGACCCAGCACGCGCATATCCAGCCGGTCGGGATGCTCGAGTGCTGA
- a CDS encoding EscU/YscU/HrcU family type III secretion system export apparatus switch protein: MSEKTEKPTEKSLQDAREKGTVAVSRDLARVMPLALLGELAFAFEGRAGRPSRD, encoded by the coding sequence ATGAGCGAAAAGACCGAAAAGCCCACAGAAAAGTCGCTCCAGGATGCGCGCGAGAAAGGCACCGTCGCGGTCAGCCGCGACCTGGCGCGCGTGATGCCGCTGGCCCTGCTGGGCGAGCTGGCCTTCGCTTTCGAGGGCAGGGCCGGGCGGCCGTCCAGGGACTGA
- a CDS encoding CesT family type III secretion system chaperone, which translates to MNQQATFEGFVQALSTQLGTSLDPAPGALQVDLNGTPFLIAHDPEQWGDENVMFACDFGPAPERDRAEIYAALLAANRDLHGLWSPVFTMNPDTGHVVSMLALPLDGLDPGNAMEMMIKHVAVAQRWQQDHFLVPEEA; encoded by the coding sequence ATGAACCAGCAAGCCACTTTCGAAGGTTTTGTCCAGGCCCTGTCCACCCAGCTGGGAACGTCGCTCGACCCAGCGCCGGGCGCGCTCCAGGTCGACCTGAACGGCACGCCCTTCCTGATTGCCCACGATCCTGAACAGTGGGGCGACGAAAACGTGATGTTCGCCTGCGACTTCGGCCCCGCGCCCGAGCGCGACCGCGCCGAGATCTACGCGGCGCTGCTGGCCGCCAACCGCGACCTGCACGGGCTGTGGAGCCCGGTGTTCACGATGAATCCGGACACCGGTCACGTGGTATCGATGCTCGCCTTGCCGCTGGACGGGCTGGACCCGGGCAACGCGATGGAAATGATGATCAAGCACGTGGCCGTCGCCCAGCGCTGGCAGCAGGACCATTTCCTGGTGCCTGAAGAAGCCTGA
- the sctR gene encoding type III secretion system export apparatus subunit SctR, giving the protein MPLMVVCTTSFLKISLVLLVLRNAVGVQQVPPTLAIYGIALALSAFVMAPTVQEIGQRVMAMESSNGPGARTAARPLLPQAAEAFEPLHQFMLKYSRPEQRELFLASAKKLWPADAAREARATDAMIVIPAFVVSELQTGYEVGFLIYIPFVVIDLLISNLLMALGMQQVSPQTISIPLKLLLFVMVDGWGKLLNALALSYV; this is encoded by the coding sequence ATGCCGCTGATGGTCGTGTGCACCACCTCGTTCCTGAAGATCTCGCTGGTGCTGCTGGTGCTGCGCAATGCCGTCGGCGTGCAGCAGGTGCCACCGACGCTGGCCATCTACGGCATCGCGCTGGCGCTGAGCGCCTTCGTGATGGCGCCGACGGTGCAGGAAATCGGCCAGCGCGTCATGGCGATGGAGTCCAGCAACGGACCCGGCGCGCGCACGGCGGCGCGGCCGCTGCTGCCGCAGGCGGCGGAGGCCTTCGAGCCTCTGCATCAGTTCATGCTCAAGTACAGCCGCCCCGAGCAGCGCGAGCTGTTCCTGGCGTCGGCCAAAAAACTGTGGCCGGCCGACGCGGCGCGCGAAGCGCGCGCCACCGATGCCATGATCGTGATTCCGGCCTTCGTCGTGTCCGAGCTGCAGACCGGCTACGAGGTCGGCTTCCTGATCTATATCCCCTTCGTCGTCATCGACCTCTTGATCTCGAACCTCCTGATGGCGCTCGGCATGCAGCAGGTCAGCCCGCAGACCATCTCGATCCCGCTCAAGCTGCTGTTGTTCGTGATGGTGGACGGCTGGGGCAAGCTGCTCAATGCGCTGGCGCTGTCCTATGTGTGA
- a CDS encoding RNA polymerase sigma factor has protein sequence MPTTETTLLPLADDTAAQPVVAIDLDALFRTHQVHLYRFVRRYVRNNEDAEDVVQQTFVEAVRCAPRYAGLSKPSTWLFGIALNLARNHVRRSYADPTDELDDTLLEQIGDEYANPARLIELRQIARLAQDMMENLSEDMRATFEAVLEGDCTYEDAATRLGIPIGTVRSRVSRVRAAIRTRLG, from the coding sequence ATGCCCACCACCGAGACTACCCTCCTCCCCCTGGCCGACGATACGGCGGCCCAACCGGTCGTCGCCATCGATCTGGACGCCCTGTTCCGCACCCACCAGGTGCACCTGTACCGCTTCGTACGCCGTTATGTGCGCAACAACGAGGATGCCGAGGACGTTGTGCAGCAGACTTTCGTCGAAGCGGTGCGCTGCGCGCCGCGCTACGCCGGCCTGTCCAAGCCGTCGACCTGGCTGTTCGGCATCGCCCTGAACCTGGCGCGCAACCATGTGCGCCGCAGCTATGCCGACCCGACCGACGAGCTGGACGACACGCTGCTGGAACAGATCGGCGACGAATACGCCAATCCGGCACGCCTGATCGAGCTGCGCCAGATCGCCCGACTGGCCCAGGACATGATGGAAAACCTGTCGGAAGACATGCGCGCCACCTTCGAGGCGGTGCTGGAGGGCGACTGCACCTACGAGGACGCGGCGACGCGCCTGGGCATCCCGATCGGCACCGTGCGTTCGCGCGTGTCGCGGGTGCGGGCCGCCATTCGTACCCGCCTGGGATAG
- a CDS encoding FliI/YscN family ATPase produces MPGWLAALPAQPGMRVRGRVTQVLGTLVEAAMPPVRIGELCHLHDPDDDRPPMLAEVCGFTGSATLLSALSPLEGVSPRTMITPLRRSHVVEAGEHLFGCVLDGFGRLQYRAPAAPPPGDDDGGWRDLVPVIRDAPPASERPRIATPLPTGVRAIDGLLTLGRGQRVGVFAGPGCGKTTLLASIARNCAADVIVFGLIGERGRELNEFLEHELDATLVAKTVIVCATSDRTSMERSRAAFTATAIAEAFCARGKQVLLLVDSLTRFARAQREIGLAAGEPPARGGFTPSVFTMLPRLIERAGGTRGGSITAMYTVLADGDNASDPISEEARSLLDGHIVLTRKLAEQGHYPAIDILASISRVMSNVAAREQLKAASRFRQLQSRYADMELLIRLGEYQAGNDAEADAAVDRRPAQLDFLRQDTRASAGFDDTVERLQDLAA; encoded by the coding sequence ATGCCCGGCTGGCTGGCCGCCTTGCCGGCCCAGCCGGGGATGCGGGTGCGCGGCCGCGTGACCCAGGTGCTGGGCACGCTGGTCGAGGCGGCGATGCCGCCGGTGCGGATCGGCGAACTATGCCATCTCCACGACCCCGACGACGATCGCCCGCCGATGCTGGCCGAGGTGTGCGGTTTCACCGGCAGCGCGACCCTGTTGTCGGCCCTGAGTCCGCTGGAGGGCGTGTCGCCGCGCACGATGATCACGCCGCTGCGGCGCAGCCACGTGGTCGAGGCGGGCGAACACCTGTTCGGCTGCGTGCTGGACGGCTTCGGCCGCCTGCAGTACCGGGCCCCGGCCGCGCCGCCACCTGGCGACGACGACGGCGGCTGGCGCGACCTGGTGCCGGTGATCCGCGACGCGCCGCCGGCCAGCGAACGTCCGCGCATCGCCACCCCGCTGCCGACCGGTGTGCGCGCGATCGACGGCCTCCTGACCCTGGGCCGCGGCCAGCGGGTCGGCGTGTTCGCCGGTCCCGGCTGCGGCAAGACCACCCTGCTGGCCTCGATCGCGCGCAACTGCGCGGCCGACGTGATCGTGTTCGGCCTGATCGGCGAACGGGGGCGCGAGCTGAACGAGTTCCTCGAGCACGAACTCGACGCCACGCTGGTGGCCAAGACCGTGATCGTGTGCGCCACCTCGGACCGCACCTCGATGGAGCGCTCGCGCGCGGCGTTTACCGCCACCGCGATCGCCGAAGCCTTCTGCGCGCGCGGCAAGCAGGTGCTGCTGCTGGTCGATTCGCTGACCCGTTTCGCCCGCGCCCAGCGCGAGATCGGCCTTGCGGCGGGCGAGCCGCCAGCGCGCGGCGGCTTCACGCCCTCGGTGTTCACGATGCTGCCGCGCCTGATCGAGCGCGCCGGCGGCACCCGCGGCGGATCGATCACGGCCATGTACACGGTGCTGGCCGACGGCGACAATGCGAGCGACCCGATCAGCGAGGAAGCCCGCTCGCTGCTGGACGGCCACATCGTCCTGACCCGCAAGCTGGCCGAGCAGGGGCATTATCCGGCGATCGACATCCTGGCCAGCATCAGCCGGGTGATGAGCAATGTGGCCGCGCGCGAGCAGTTGAAGGCGGCCTCGCGCTTTCGCCAGCTGCAGTCGCGCTATGCCGACATGGAGCTCCTGATCCGCCTCGGCGAATACCAGGCCGGCAACGATGCCGAGGCCGATGCGGCGGTCGACCGGCGCCCGGCCCAGCTCGACTTCCTGCGCCAGGACACGCGCGCCAGCGCGGGCTTCGACGACACCGTGGAGCGCCTGCAGGATCTGGCGGCATGA
- a CDS encoding FHA domain-containing protein, whose protein sequence is MTNLELRILSGLHRGAALPLIGEALELGGAEHCDVVLADRGLAQRHARLSPGMEGWRLDALDGEVCGEFDVEARESLVLAPGARARLGEVWVCLSAPDMPWQAAPEPAPVAPEAPEAPPLAPPTVETPPPPPRLRRRSSVKRLVLLPFGIVIVLCAATAYAFNARPQTPPLGIDIPVKPAQALPVAAAAQENAALSGAALRAAFERELADGQMLERFELQLNDARWEMRADLDGEEKERFERILKRFIAAHGIGFPVDARIVPSGALLPFRIQQVLSGAQAGVVTEDGHRLFVGDEYRGTRLVSMKDGRLVFAGKRKIEVQW, encoded by the coding sequence ATGACGAATCTCGAATTACGCATCCTGAGCGGCCTGCATCGCGGCGCGGCACTGCCGTTGATCGGCGAGGCCCTGGAGCTGGGCGGCGCCGAACACTGCGACGTGGTGCTGGCCGACCGCGGCCTGGCCCAGCGCCACGCGCGCCTGTCTCCCGGCATGGAGGGCTGGCGTCTCGACGCGCTCGACGGCGAGGTCTGCGGCGAGTTCGACGTCGAGGCCCGGGAAAGCCTGGTGCTGGCGCCCGGCGCCCGCGCGCGCCTGGGCGAGGTCTGGGTGTGCCTGAGCGCCCCGGACATGCCCTGGCAGGCGGCGCCCGAGCCGGCGCCGGTGGCGCCGGAAGCGCCGGAAGCGCCGCCGCTCGCGCCGCCGACCGTCGAGACGCCGCCGCCACCGCCGCGCCTGCGCAGGCGCTCCAGCGTCAAGCGCCTGGTGCTGCTGCCGTTCGGGATCGTGATCGTGCTGTGCGCGGCCACCGCCTACGCCTTCAATGCGCGTCCGCAGACGCCGCCTCTCGGCATCGACATTCCCGTCAAGCCGGCCCAGGCGCTGCCGGTGGCAGCGGCGGCGCAGGAGAACGCCGCCTTGAGCGGGGCCGCGCTGCGCGCCGCCTTCGAACGCGAACTGGCCGATGGCCAGATGCTCGAGCGCTTCGAGCTGCAACTGAACGACGCGCGCTGGGAGATGCGGGCCGACCTCGACGGCGAAGAGAAAGAACGCTTCGAACGCATCCTGAAACGCTTCATCGCGGCCCACGGCATCGGCTTCCCGGTCGATGCCCGCATCGTGCCATCGGGCGCGCTGCTGCCGTTCCGGATCCAGCAGGTGCTCAGCGGGGCCCAGGCCGGCGTCGTCACCGAGGATGGCCACCGCCTGTTCGTCGGCGACGAGTATCGCGGCACCCGGCTGGTGTCGATGAAGGATGGGCGCCTGGTCTTCGCCGGCAAGCGCAAGATCGAGGTGCAGTGGTGA
- a CDS encoding response regulator transcription factor, with the protein MNVACCIGNDGAFEALETILIRHRLACERLGGELALMRAIRRRSYDLIVFEMTGSALQDDGFFSWLGCRSGETTPVLLLGAGTAPERIAEAFDSGADEYCALPLEPVEVGARMRALLRRRDRLPVQRTIEHHGFVLDREASVLRDHGRQVELTPREFTMAWLFFSTPGVYISRDTISVAIWGVGSEIASRTIEQHVYKLRKKLALGPERGVLLRTAYTQGYRLELVGSGAAAIDIEHTGVVQNVVC; encoded by the coding sequence ATGAATGTCGCCTGCTGTATCGGCAACGACGGCGCTTTCGAGGCGCTCGAAACCATCCTGATCCGCCACCGGCTGGCATGCGAGCGGTTGGGAGGCGAGCTGGCACTGATGCGCGCGATCCGGCGCCGCAGCTACGATCTGATCGTCTTCGAGATGACCGGGAGCGCGCTGCAGGACGATGGCTTCTTCAGCTGGCTCGGTTGCCGCTCGGGCGAGACCACGCCGGTGCTGCTGCTCGGCGCCGGCACCGCACCGGAGCGCATCGCCGAGGCCTTCGACAGCGGCGCGGACGAATACTGTGCCCTGCCACTCGAGCCGGTCGAGGTCGGTGCGCGCATGCGCGCGCTGCTGCGCCGGCGCGACCGCCTGCCCGTCCAGCGCACCATCGAGCACCATGGTTTCGTGCTCGACCGTGAAGCCAGCGTGCTGCGCGACCACGGGCGCCAGGTCGAACTGACGCCGCGCGAATTCACCATGGCCTGGCTGTTCTTCTCGACACCGGGCGTGTATATCTCGCGCGACACCATCAGCGTCGCCATCTGGGGCGTCGGCAGCGAGATCGCCAGCCGCACCATCGAGCAGCACGTCTACAAGCTGCGCAAGAAGCTGGCGCTGGGACCGGAACGGGGCGTGCTGCTGCGCACCGCATATACGCAGGGCTACCGGCTCGAGCTGGTCGGATCGGGCGCGGCAGCGATCGACATCGAGCACACCGGGGTGGTGCAAAATGTTGTATGTTAG
- the sctS gene encoding type III secretion system export apparatus subunit SctS — protein sequence MADTIHFFQQGLWLAIVMSAPPLLVATVLGVAVSLLQAVTQIQDQTLPYIVKLVAVAVTLALLGRWFGSELMTLTMLAFDLVARTGR from the coding sequence GTGGCCGACACCATCCATTTCTTCCAGCAGGGCCTGTGGCTGGCCATCGTCATGTCGGCGCCGCCGCTGCTGGTCGCGACCGTGCTCGGCGTCGCCGTCTCGCTGTTGCAGGCGGTGACCCAGATCCAGGACCAGACGCTGCCCTATATCGTCAAGCTGGTCGCGGTGGCGGTCACGCTGGCGCTGCTGGGGCGCTGGTTCGGCAGCGAGCTGATGACCCTGACCATGCTGGCGTTCGACCTGGTCGCACGCACCGGCCGCTGA
- the sctT gene encoding type III secretion system export apparatus subunit SctT, with protein MLIDLHHLLLAVALTLPRTAVVLAILPGFGAGTLGVMLRAAVAFGMSLPAMLPAYHFVRDHHAGVMLLTALGIKEALIGLVLGILLAAPMWALQSVGSIVDMQRSPIQIQNGNASIDRDASALGGLILQAMVVMMIHAGLLAALARVVLDSYAAWPVGSLGPPFGDVPQAVLVNRFAELMWHIVVYGAPIILVLVLIDLGMAVIGAFAPNLQVSFAASPIKSLAGMFVLLVYWSTLSHYASGDFARALDLIPSLLAGSTGR; from the coding sequence ATGCTGATCGACCTGCACCACCTGCTGCTGGCCGTGGCGCTGACGCTTCCGCGCACCGCCGTGGTGCTGGCCATCCTGCCGGGCTTCGGCGCCGGCACGCTCGGCGTCATGCTGCGCGCGGCGGTAGCTTTCGGGATGTCGCTGCCCGCCATGCTGCCGGCCTACCACTTCGTGCGCGACCACCACGCCGGCGTCATGCTGCTGACCGCGCTAGGGATCAAGGAAGCCCTGATCGGACTGGTGCTGGGCATCCTGCTGGCGGCGCCGATGTGGGCCCTGCAATCGGTCGGCTCGATCGTCGACATGCAGCGCTCGCCGATCCAGATCCAGAACGGCAATGCCTCGATCGACCGCGACGCCAGCGCCCTGGGCGGCCTGATCCTGCAGGCGATGGTGGTCATGATGATTCACGCTGGCCTGCTGGCGGCACTGGCGCGCGTGGTGCTCGACAGCTACGCGGCCTGGCCGGTCGGCAGCCTCGGGCCGCCGTTCGGCGATGTGCCGCAGGCGGTGCTGGTCAACCGCTTCGCGGAACTGATGTGGCATATCGTCGTGTATGGTGCACCGATCATCCTGGTGCTGGTGCTGATCGACCTCGGCATGGCCGTTATCGGCGCCTTCGCGCCGAACCTGCAGGTCTCGTTCGCGGCCTCGCCGATCAAGAGCCTGGCCGGCATGTTCGTGCTGCTGGTGTACTGGTCGACGCTGTCCCACTATGCGAGCGGCGACTTCGCGCGCGCGCTCGACCTGATTCCGTCGCTGCTGGCCGGAAGCACCGGGCGATGA